In Citrus sinensis cultivar Valencia sweet orange chromosome 3, DVS_A1.0, whole genome shotgun sequence, the sequence AATCCAAGTAATTAATCTTAAGAGTACTATTTTTCTGTGAATACATGTTGACCTTCTTGTTTCTAGACCTGAAACTTTAGCATTGCAATTTCCTCTATTGGTTTGAACGAGTCTTTGGAGCATCAAGctttgatgattatttagtattGGAAGCCTCTAGTTGTTCTTGATTTACTTTCTTATTAGCATCTTATTTTTCTCTGCACCATAGTTGATGatgtactatatatatatatatatatatatatatcaaagaTTAAGCCACCTGATGACAAGTTAAATTTTGCATGTAAAATCACCTAATAAAGTCAATATGTGTCGTGTAAACATGAGAAAGCAGCTCATTTTCATGAAGGTATATATACGAGACCTAAGAAGACGTATGAACGCCTTCTTTAAGATCCATTTGAATTGTTTGCATGAGTCAAGGACAAAACTAATTTCAATTAgttgtttaataatttctaccgtgtttttgtttttccaagGTTTTTCAACAGCATCGTACTTGCAATCAGAGTCTGAACACGCATATGTTTTGTCTATAATGAAAGATGCAATTGATAATTATCCGTACATTCATTGCATGAatgtataattattattgttaaccAAAATCTCTTATGCACTGGATAGTTAAAGAAGTTTATTACTTAAAGCTCAAATACATATGACCAGTGATTCTAACATTGTTAAATGTGATATTGATTATCATATTTGAGACATCTTTGAACCCAGAAAGCTGCTAATGTTTTAATGTTGGTAGGATGTTGCactttttcatatatttttcagCTTtgctctctccctctctcttgTAGTTATCCAAAGATAATAAGGGTGAGTACTGCATGCAATTAGCTTAATTAGCACTAGCATAATGGAAATTAGCCCCTCAAAtcaagattttcttttgtttgaacAAATTTTAGGTCCCTGATCCCtgcattgatttttttttttagggatgagtttcttcttgAGAAGATTGctagaaatttcaaaatacgGATTGCATGTTGCTTCTGTCCAATCAATAGAATCCTGAGCTACCCTTCAAGGGTTGATGAAATAATACGACAATTCTTTTAAGATTTTCCGGTGATATGGAAGGCTGTCTGCTGATATGTAGTGTATAGTGCATACAATATGAATTATAAACCATTTAATCTGACAAAAGTTTCGCATATTCTTCTATCCATGCAATTGCTTATATGAACAAGAGCTTCAGTACTGAtctatatgtgtgtgtgtgtgagagagagagagagagagagagagagagagagagagagggagagagagagagagagagagattcaGTGGAGCTTTAAATTGTCTTTTCAAATTGAGAACTCTCCCTATGAGCTGGCCCTTTCATTTATTCTTTCTCTTATCAAATACTACGCACAcaacatatttattaattaagatttattaGACCttgctcaattttttttttttaattcgatgACAATTTGGTGATCCACTAACTGCTTCTATAACATAATTTCTTTCTCGATTtgcaaatgaattaaataatttgacaTTACAAAACTGATGAAGTGACCTTAATTGCTTATAGCCAAAGCACAATATTTCTTGTCCTTGATTATAAGTGCAAAAACAGTGTTGTTTCTTTTGCCTCAGATAAAAtcatagaggagaaattgATCTAATTAATGGCCacaaattaattcattcattCCCCACAAAGCTGCAGTGTttgaatttcatcaaacatcCCACACTTTCAGCCACTGTTCTTCAATATATTGGCTCACTTATAAAAGAGCATGTATAAAGTTACACATACAAATTCATCTTTGTGGGGGAAAGAATTAATGTCAACGCATAAATTTGcttaaacttgaaaattttccttCCTGGATCGAGTTTCCATAATGCGTTgtgctcttttttttgtttttgtttttttttgaggCAGCATGAATGAATTGAACATGCCCTCGCCTCAGCATCCACATGCCAGGCCAGCAGTGCCACGCGTCTTCAGTTTCATCACTACATGCCTTTTTGCTGGCAACTTTAGAAATTTTACACACGTACACGcagtatcaatactttaattcCTTTACGTACTGAAGCTATTATTCACATGAAAGgagtaattaaaaaaggaaaaaattgcTTCAGAAACTGGAGCTACCCAGCTGTTACTAATGGGACCATCTTTGTACCAGAACACGTATACGATTCCCTCACAGCCATTCCACGAACCAAccgcaattaattttctaaattactCTCACCTCACTTCACACTTAAAAGAATCAACATTCACACTTTATAAAAACATCTACCcatttatatcatatataacaCTTCGACCTGTGGCTGTCATGTTCCAATTGCGGCAGccccttttcttttatctttaattaacattaattaataattataaagtaaGATGGTAAACTCTAaggattttaattaattatcttgaCAATTTTCACCCGACCAAACCCAAATAAAAATCCAGTCACTTTTATTTTGCTGTAAGTCCAGCCCATTACTTTGACAGGCTTGCCTAActcatcactttttttttttttagggaatTGTAAGTTTGCAACATGACACGAGCCAACTTTGGTAGCTACAGGACCCAACTTctgattattactattattattattttttcgttATCTTATATAATCATGTAAGATACATGATTCTTCTACAACcgtttgatgaaaatttaatggttgtggaaatataaaataataaaatcatgttattttcacaattattgaattttcattACACTGTTGTGGAAAAATAATGTATCTTACTTGATAACTACAGCCACATTGTAAaggattaaaaagaaaaaaattcattttgtcTGATTCATTACTGGTCCCCACAGTGGAACGGCTTTGATGTATGCAAACTCAATAAGTCAAACTTCGTTTTGCTATTATTCAAACCTCTTTGTATACAAGTTCCAAAcgtttctttcaatttctgtttacttttgttttctttctgtttttttattccattcatttatctttattatctggttactttaaaatttgatcaaaacGTCATATATTCCAACTCTCTTGTccataaaatttctttctgCCAAAACTCAacaatcccaaaaaaaaaaaaaaaaaaaaaaaattatatatatattggaaaCAATTAAGGCGAAATGTCAGTTAGGTCTCTCATATTCCTTGTTTTTACTAGTTAGATTCCtaaatttttactaatttattatatccctaatgttgttattttaatgtttgaacTTTACTGTTTAAAGATAAATAGAACGCTTTTAACATACACGACCTTTTTACCttataaaaacacatcatattaaaagaaaaaaaaagaaaatatattttctctcacacacaACCAGAAGATTTAAATTCGTGGTTTCAAGAATTAGGCGAAGAAGTGTTCACCATTCAATTAAATGAGGTTTGCAATTGACAACAATCTTAGAATTATGTGTGCGTTTTTTCATTacaattttcatataataattgtgacggataattaaaagataagagacctaaataacaaaaatgagaaatgtaAAGAATATATTAAGTGTCAATGCCCCAACCATAAACTAGATGAATGCACCATTAAAAGTTATATAGTTGCAAGGGTTAGTCGCCATTCCGACAAAAATAACATGCTCTGGTCTCCTTTGGTGAAATTACGAGACCACACTTATTCTACTTTCATTTCttgttagaaattttttaagtgaATTAAAGTTTGACGAGCTCTTTCTTTTCTGTCTTATCTTTTTTGGGTTCTCAATTCACTTTTGGCTGACAGCTTTTTTTTTGCCTCTCACATTCAACAAATCATCACTCATCGtgtatttaattgattaattaatgttgTTTGGAATAATTACTTTTCCAAGTTCAATTAATGGAGGAATGGTATCGGTTTATAATTTAACACTTGTGTGTGATTGTAGACAAAGTATGAAAGTGATTAGTGCCGCTGGTCTGAGATTATATTTTGGtaagttaattataatattcgTTTGGTCATGGGCTCGAAGAACTAATTGGGATTTGATCAATCCAATAATGTGGCTTGACTCAAATTGTTTATTCTGTTGCACGGctgatttaattttgtatgtatTGTATTGTTTCTCCTAGATTCTATCGTGGTCCAAAAGCAGTTTCAATGAACTCGTAATGTAAATCAATAATTGTTATATAGTTTACATTAGggtaaaatcttttttaatccctatattatgaggttagtgcctatttagtccctatatttttaaaaacacctcaaaacgtccctgctgctaaatattgacactcatgccattatttttttattctttttaacttgtttttacaatataaCACTCTTACaatagtgttttttttttggatattaataaaaaattagattatcaaattaaactcaaaaataaaataacaacaaaaaaggcatatattaatttttgtggaagctcacgtatgtctaaaaaataatattttaaaaaattacattatcaatttttttagaaaatttaatattttaactcaagagaGTATtccacaatatatatatatatatcggtgttaaactgataatttttttttctttttaataatttctaaaaaaattattataatagggtaatattgtaaaaataagttaaaaggaacaaaagataatggcaaaagtgtcaataattttagggtagggatggtttgagatattttaaaaaatatagagacGAAACGGacactaacttcaaaatatagggactaaacgagcttttaccctttACATTATGACTTTGAATATACACATATCACAATTATAAATCAAGTGATGCTCAGTAAACTTGTAATTAAGTATTTAGGCGTACCATTTTAGCAGCATAAGCAAGTGTTTATTTGGTTTAATGACAATCTTGATTACTTAAGcatgtaaattttttctttcttctcttggcaattttgcttttgaattttcagGGAAATGATTCCAAACATGTTCTATCCATTTTCCCCCTTTAATGGGAGTTTATGTCAAACCATATACTTAAAGGCTAAGGGCAGTCTAAGGCTacaaaatgtttaaatttttttttaaaaaaaagaaaactcttAATGATATATTTTCACCTCTCACAAgtcattcttatttttttcatttaaaatatagaATATGATCTTAGCGATGATGACCTTATGCCAACTCAATGTGTGATCTACatggataattaattaaatcattgaTTAGGTCAGATTGCTTATATACAGTTTGAATTACAAAGAgagtttataattataatgctTCTATAATGTCTGCTGTCCTCTTTAAGCGATGCttctaaataattaattatagtcACTTCAggtgaaaaataaacatttcatAATATCGGTAAATGCCAACCATTATAAGGTTTGGAGAaccaattcaaaaatattttgcttaatttgttTGATAAAAAGCTGCCAGAGCTATATATCTAATTAAGTTAtgagagatatatatatatatatatagtcatttGCAATCAATAAAGGGGACACTTTGTCTGTATGAGTGAGTACAAGCCTTTAGGGTATtggtattaaaattaagaaagagtATCACTTACATTAGGTGAACCTacttattatttgaattaattaattataaaccCTAGGTAAGTGGGGTCTCTAAAATACTCAAATCAATGGGGTTTGCCTTTGATTTCAATGATAacattcattaatttcttCCCATATTCCCATTGAAGAGATGAAATTGCAGAAGTCCTAAgcaaaagtcaaaatatcaCTCAGTACATTATCCAAGCAGAACTGCATTTCGGATCTAGACTCTTGTTGAGAGAAGCAACTCAAAGacttaaataataacatcatGTTAATGTCGTAATATGTGTTTGTATGTGTGTTTTCAAGGAGCAAATTGAGAAAATTGAATTGGGGATTCCCATTAAGCAAGGGTATCATAAATTGAGAACTAAGTGCGCGCTTTCTCAGCTATTTTAATACCATTCCATGTACAAAATGACACAAGAGAGTTCAATTTTGTATGTATATGTGTATTACCCTACCAAATGATCCAAATTCCAAggtttttttcttgaatttgcCCATAGATGTGTCTATTATTGTTCTCTAACAACTCTAGgagattaaattaatgacTATATTAAGTTCTTGTTAGTATTTTAAAGATTACCTAGCTATTTGAAAGAAAGTTAACCACCCTAactagtaattaattttttcataatagcAGCAAAGAAaagaggggggaaaaaaaaggaaataaagtGCCAACATTATTAGGCTTCATTTTGACATTAAACTAAGTTTCTGGAAAAGTAGTACTCTCAGTATATACAACATTTTGGCAAAGATCAACATCATGATCAGCATAAATTCCATAAAGAAAACTTGATGAATCATCGTggtaatgatgatgatcagTTCCTCATCATTCTAAGGGCAAGTGCTTGAAGCTCTCCCAAGTCAGTGTTATTGTATGGTCTCTTCCTGTAATTATGAGGATAGCCTTGGAATGAAAATTCATCTGATCTGCTTTCAATTTCTTGCATATTATTCATTCCATCGTTGTTGTGGCAGTAAGCTGATTCCAGTGAGCTCTGCGGCGATATAGGGTTCGCGTAATGACCTGGATAGCTACTGGGAAATGAAGGCACCCCAGTTATTGTACAATTGCCTTGCCACTGATGATGATTCTCAATGCTTCTTGTATCCATCATGTTGTGTGCTAGCTGTGCCTTCACTTGCATCAATTGCGCTTGCAAGCACGCcaccttttttgtttattaaaaaaaaaaaaaattagagcagttgatagttaaaaaatacttgtaaaatttaaaaaagaaagaaagaaagaattaaacaaattattacCTGCTGTTGCAAGGCAAAAATATGAGCAACACAGCCATAAACAGGATCTCTGATCCGAGCTTGAGCTTCATAAGCAATAGTGACAACCGCCTCACAACGATCGGCAACTGGGACATGCAACAAAAGTTTTGACACATTACTTGCACCAAAGACTTTATGAATGGCAGCAAACCGGGCAGGGCCTTGCTCCGAGCAGAAATACGGGGCGAATATGCAATCGGAGGCACATTTTCGCCGGAGAAACTTGCATGCACCGCAAGGTGACCCTGTGCCTGCAGCGCTCCCAGATGATGCCATATTTGTTAGAGCAATAATCAACACTCAAGAACGAAAATAAGAGAGTGAGAatcttgagatttttttttttcccctttcaaGGCACACGAGCACACTAGGAAATGGTGCAACAAAATGAAGAGATGATCACTTTAAGGTAAGAAATTTGGTAGGGGTGGGGACTTATTATAAGGGGTGTGAACGGGGGACATGATGGGCTAATGTGTAGGCTTTTAAGGGGACATACGGTAATGGTTTATGCCATATGGGGCTTCTATTTTAATGTGTGAGACCTACTTAAATGACTTActaaaattgttttattatttgtaactTGGGTTTCGTtgatatcatttctttatgCTCCAAGtttgattttggggtttaatctcattttttttatttttcactttaattatttttttttccgccGAACGCCGCACCTGGGAACTGCTGCTGTTTGTCGCTTTGTGGAAGCTTAGTTAGTTTCCTCTACACTTCCACTTCTCCCATTGCCACCCGCCGGAGCAGCCTACCGACAACCACTTAAGTGAGTTAGATGATCGGCAACTTCACCATGCTCCTGCTGTTTCGAAGATTTTGTCACTTCACTCTAactgtttttcattttctttttttaggttcttacaatttttacaatatcttattattatttttttgttgacgTCAAACTTtgttttttaacaaaatgttttaaattttaacataaaatgagTAACATCGAGGAGTATTATAAAAACTGTAAGAAGTGTATGATGTAGAATGATAAcattaaagagaaaatggtaatatttctattttatttaatgtggCAGGAGTAGACTTAATTACTTTATTCATTCGAAGATATATTGACTATTTGATCGGGAAATTGATTCTTGTTAAGACAATTATTAAAGGAAAtatgatcaaatttaaaacttacGGACCAAAAAAGATTGTAAtgtagacaaattaatataaacaaGTGGAGATTAGACATATAATCCAAAATGAATTAACGGTCCTATTGCCTTGAACTTTGAAGCTTGGTGAAGCAAAAGGACACACACATACTAACCGGTTACTTTAATTTGCTTCGTGTCTTATTGGAAGATTGGGATATGGGCCACTGGatgataatgaaaatgaaggaatagtcctctctctccttttttttttttttttgggatcaAGAAATGGTGCTTCCCTGCCTAAAGTAAAGTTGGGTGTGTGTTGCCCTCGTGTATAATGCTCCATTTCTCACatgagacaaaaaaaaaaaaaaaaaaaaaaggaagagcaACTTAAATGTGGCAAAAGAAAAGGGCTACTTTGAAGTGAGGCCATcattatttctctttaattaaaaGGCCACCGCCTATTATCACAAACTGGTAATTCAACTTAAAGTGAGCCCTGTGATAGGCTTTTGGGTTCCGTTGCACGAATGAAAGCTTTTCAAGACCTAGCTCCTAGCAACAGAAATATTCTTTCAACATTCTTCTGCTACTGGGGTTATCTAGCTACCATCCTAGACTAGTTGATCAGCAGCAATAATAGTTCAGTTCACACATCCTTTCAccattttcaaataaatttgtgGGTTTGTGTTTAGATGGTTTGGTATGTGCAATCCAAATATCTAAGCTCAGAATGGACCGACCCGGCGCCAGggaaaatcaatcaatcaatcaaacaaACTAGCCGGCTATCCGGCTATCCATTGGAGATGACATAGGTTGGCATGCATGGAGAGAAACGAGAATTGAAGAAGAAGCATTATTATGGTTGCATCAGCACACACGTGAAAGACGTTCAGTACACTAGCATGAGAACAAAAGGAAGTGAAACTGAAACGTATtcatcatatattattatagaaaaagAAGTGAGAGCGCAGCCTAAATAGGATGGAATAATTTCGTCACTTTTAACAGCGGAGAATGGCTGTTTGCACCAAAAAGCACAATCCGATGTCACAGCTGAGCTGTGTCGCTTAGGGATGacaattatttcttattcCGTTTAGGACGTGATTGGAACATACTTTTATCTCAAAAATAAGTAAAGAGGgagaaatgagatttttttaaatcatgttTGCATATATAGGATATGACATGATTGTGATTGATAAATCTTATCTCATTCCTTCTTATTGTCAACCCTAACTGTtgatttagtttattattatattattaaatatttaaaatggcTGAAGTTGGTTATTGTttaaatctataattttttatacataagtcttaatattaatgtgcaataaaagcaaacaaacaaataaaaaatgttagataaaattgtatattatttgattattctaatttgtattcattgaagattttttgctatattaaattatgatgatccttaaaagaaaaattgtcaaaatttatttatttatatttggtaTTATTTAGGGTAATGAAATGGGACGAAATATTTAACGGGTCTGGactagaataaatttttatctaaaaaaataaaaagatagaaataagatttttttatcctactttttttttaagagaactATTACTCATAATATTTACATCATACAAATTTCTAAGACTCGTTTACATCAATTCTGATATGATACCGCTAAGATTTTTTAATcctcttaaatattttagggACGCCCAACTCTCATTCTGAGAGAAATACTACATTCACTCAAGTTCTGAaacttaaaggaaaaatatttaaactaaACTTCTGTAATACATCTGCGGGGACTTGTGAGGGAAGTAGCTCTAGCCACTTGGGCTAAGCCCAACTGGTTACTTTTTTATCCCACTTATATATGCGAAACAGGGCTGAAATTAACGTACTCCCTCGGACTGCCAACCCTAGTGTCACCGCTTCCGTCACTTCTTTCTCGCCAATTTCTTTTCGATCAAAGTTTGGAGAGTGACTATGCATTCCCAGGACAAAACtaccttacagattctgtatgTAACAGCTCAATGGAAATTAGTCTTGTATCAGCTAAATTCCAACAATTTTTCCTCTCTCCTGCAACGCGTGGATGCTCCTCATTTGCTGCGTTACATACAGAGTCTGTAACGTAGCAAGGTCCTGCATTCCCAGCCACACATGACATAATCTGCAGTTAATTTCAAGTCGAGACGCAGCATAATCATCCACCATGCACATGGCAAACATGCAGACATGCACACTGGCTATAAGATCTTCTAAATCATTGAGCTTTTTTTTACCCGACCAGCACCATCATGCCCCTGGACTACTTTATGGCGAATTTTCTTCTTGTGTTGGAGACACAGTCTCCGAAAAATGATGTTTGATGCTGATTTTCTCACTTCGCTGTATCAACTATCAACTACCGAGCACGCACGAGTCCTTATCTCAAAGACAGCTGACCTGTTagtaaatttctatttttatttttttagcttacCTCGGCCATTTATTcccatttataaatatcagaTTCAGGCCTTTATCGTGTTGATTTGCAAATGATTCGTGGTGCTTCCTAGAATTTGGGTAAGAAAAGATCAAtgtaaaagttttgaaatagCAGGCGCAATGTCAAAAAACTGAACCCGACAATTTCCATGCCAATTGGGCAGAGCAGTGCGTAAAGGTCTCAAatctatataattaaaatgtaaatatctGCTTCAGgaaaaaattgattacaaACAGAATGTATATCAGATATAATCTTACTAGGCATGCATTTGaccttgaaaagaaaataatatagcTTAATCCATTGCAAAATTTGGCAGATAAGATTACTCGTCTTTGCATGTTTCTTAAATTTATACCTGATTGACAGGGACACTTATCCGGAAATAATCCCGCCAATTGTAGTACAAGAAACTTGGATTTTGTGTATCTAATTGTATTGGCATATAATCTAACAAAAGGAAAGCTAACGCCAGATGATATGGCCGAAGATAGCATCCTCACTAAAGCTTAAGAAACACCAAAGTACCctttttttacacatttaccaACATCATTTACATAGCCAAAAGCAGCAGTTGAAAGATCTCCAGGCAAACCCCAAAATGAGATCTTACAATCTTATCCAAGAGTTAAAATTTCTCATGTGGTAATTAAAGACATTCAGATATTCAGACAATCAGTCATGACCTTTCCCAAAAGAGAGTGGACATCCAGTTACCTCCTTCATCTCTTGTGATGAAACCTCACCTTCAACAGGAACTGCATCTTAACCTGTCAAATATAAAAACCTCATCATCCACCACTCATGGAAATATTAGCTTCACACAGCACATTTTGTATTTACATGAGCACATTTAAGAGGTGAAGCATAATCATTTTGTACCAACTTCACAGCaatgaaataaatagtaaTGAGCACATAATGGGAGATTGACACTTCCGTCCCCTgtgtatacacacacacacacacacgcacacatatACCACTAGGGTcccttataaatttttaatttttttgtcccTGGGGTAAAATCATTAGCAGAAATAGCACATTGTTGAACTAATGTGACCTTTTAAGATGCAAATTGACTAATCGTAATTTTTAGTAGACATGTCCGATTTTTATCTGCTATCAATGTATATGTTCAAAGGTCACATTTATCCTTCAATAATGTACTCCATTTAAATGCCTAGGATGAAATGAGGAATTAAAACTTTATTAGGGAACCTGTGAGctgaaagaaatttaaatgagGGGCCAAGCATATATCAacttcatattataattactcAAGGCAgtaaatatagttttatagAAGTTTACTACTATAATTTTCTGGACAAGAAATCTCACAGAGTTTTGATATGGAGTAAAGCTTCTTTTAACCAAAACTTCATGTAATGGAACTTTGTCATTCAGCAAATTCACAGgacaaagaaaacaagaaaaaatactTTCTTGTAAAAAGATAAGTGATAGATCACTGGTGATGATTATGCGCTGGTAACAATTGTTCCAGAAGCAGTCCTTCCTGGGAATGCATAGGAACAAACATGCACACAGCAGCAGGACAAGGATATTTGCTCTATTTTGATGACAGTACATTTGTACATCGCTGCTTGATTAAGTTGTATGCTACAAATCAAAATGCAGTTTCAACACACATGAAATAAGAAACAACATGAGTGAACTTTAAATTTTGGACTTAATTTGAcaagtttcttcttcttcctcctcttcctttttatattaaattatttatataaatgataaaatttaagtacTTACTTGAGCAGTATTATAAACAATGTATTCATTGTACATCAGCTCAGAAGCCCTGACATTTGAAGGTACTGGTTTTCCACATGGCACAGTGACATCATCTCTCCACTTCACAAAATCAGATTCCTGTGGTACAGTCTTGCCAAGTCCTTTAGTGGAGTGCTTCCCATCAGGTGGTTTATCCATATACTGAATTACAAAAAGGAAAGCAATT encodes:
- the LOC102621684 gene encoding LOB domain-containing protein 16, producing the protein MASSGSAAGTGSPCGACKFLRRKCASDCIFAPYFCSEQGPARFAAIHKVFGASNVSKLLLHVPVADRCEAVVTIAYEAQARIRDPVYGCVAHIFALQQQVACLQAQLMQVKAQLAHNMMDTRSIENHHQWQGNCTITGVPSFPSSYPGHYANPISPQSSLESAYCHNNDGMNNMQEIESRSDEFSFQGYPHNYRKRPYNNTDLGELQALALRMMRN